One Vibrio campbellii CAIM 519 = NBRC 15631 = ATCC 25920 genomic window carries:
- a CDS encoding helix-turn-helix domain-containing protein: MNDHELQRFSIIQDLLNNKLKRRDAISILGISCRHLSRILKAFKELGVESLAHDNRGKPSSNRISDDTKLHVLKLISEYYLNFGPTLVHERLIEIHGFNISLETLRQWMIADGLWVPHSKRKPRVYQPRYRRDCLGELIQIDGSHHTTS; the protein is encoded by the coding sequence ATGAACGACCATGAATTACAACGTTTCTCCATTATCCAAGATTTGTTAAACAATAAGTTAAAGCGCCGAGATGCCATATCCATTCTTGGAATAAGCTGCCGACACTTGTCTCGCATACTTAAAGCTTTTAAGGAACTTGGCGTTGAATCCCTAGCTCATGACAACCGTGGTAAACCTTCGAGTAATCGCATCAGCGATGACACCAAGCTCCACGTACTCAAACTTATCTCAGAATACTATCTAAATTTTGGCCCAACGCTCGTACATGAAAGGCTTATAGAGATTCACGGATTTAATATCTCCTTGGAAACGCTTCGCCAATGGATGATCGCTGATGGTCTTTGGGTTCCACACTCTAAACGCAAGCCCCGAGTTTACCAACCTCGTTACCGACGTGATTGTTTAGGCGAACTCATTCAAATTGATGGCTCTCACCATACTACCTCATAA
- a CDS encoding DUF3634 family protein translates to MLYVILIAAVVIFWLIAVDRPVLKVKFEKGHISKVKGHLPPSFKHNLQDIAEHAPFDGEMKIYNQRTGMRLAFSKEVPKKIQQRIRNVFPHQGFKSTKGKKRA, encoded by the coding sequence ATGCTTTACGTAATATTGATTGCTGCTGTTGTCATTTTTTGGCTTATCGCTGTAGATAGACCAGTCCTAAAAGTTAAGTTCGAAAAAGGGCACATATCGAAAGTGAAAGGTCATTTACCACCTTCTTTTAAACACAACCTGCAAGACATCGCCGAGCATGCTCCTTTCGATGGTGAGATGAAAATCTACAATCAACGTACTGGGATGCGTTTAGCTTTCTCCAAAGAAGTGCCGAAAAAAATTCAACAACGCATTAGGAACGTTTTTCCTCATCAAGGTTTTAAGTCAACCAAAGGCAAAAAACGCGCTTAA
- a CDS encoding DUF3466 family protein, translated as MNCSNKFKLTAVAMMVGTAMNANAALYQVVEVEPESNGDIVNYETAYGVAIQQGDVQDVSTGSPFVHGCFDSAAGCTTDQFKLALETRTTPISAGEAVDGVSYREEVPFAMDSGFYYVQEYDDFERYCYNERRYSTCESWASIHWQPWSKELGKDFTTNAFAFVENAPGAYENKYNNIINSLTEDGQPVGNQSVVSDTDSSELETRNTIVAPVLPTIVPSSEEAVVVGSRAWRTDGTFTVGSISEQASNDNGTHHTSKPAIWDATGTVIQVDWQSGTAKGGERLAQGSMRDLVVKGSTVYGVGYNTYDSDNNYMNATVFVGTLAKEGSVVDSIWVNKEVDRAQQRISGDTVHTNSRLTDVNANFVAIGEAKRSGAYLMPTGSAPNRLFVVDDVTKSSVSAFYPTSGIFFSGAGGQMGGINSYNEIVGQLDAEKTREEEGKPRRKRGFIYPYTKTGEAVSQRATDLFEGKPWFLDNLTNGGEYSADNNAFRIINATDINDAGVISATAMKCEGGYKSTQHNASCDGTEKIVAVKLMPIAGATSADIQERSVEEESAERQGAGLGWLALTMLGFFGFRRK; from the coding sequence ATGAATTGTAGTAATAAATTCAAACTAACCGCCGTCGCGATGATGGTTGGTACAGCAATGAATGCCAATGCAGCATTGTATCAGGTGGTTGAAGTAGAGCCAGAATCAAATGGTGACATCGTTAATTACGAAACTGCCTACGGCGTTGCTATCCAGCAAGGTGATGTTCAGGATGTAAGCACTGGTTCACCGTTTGTCCATGGTTGTTTTGATTCAGCAGCAGGATGTACAACGGATCAATTCAAATTGGCACTGGAAACTCGTACAACACCAATTTCAGCAGGCGAAGCTGTAGATGGTGTGAGTTACCGTGAAGAAGTGCCTTTTGCAATGGACTCCGGTTTCTATTACGTTCAAGAGTACGATGACTTTGAGCGCTACTGTTACAACGAGCGTCGTTACTCAACATGTGAGTCTTGGGCGTCTATTCATTGGCAACCTTGGAGCAAAGAGCTAGGTAAAGACTTTACAACAAACGCATTCGCATTTGTCGAGAATGCCCCAGGTGCTTATGAAAACAAGTACAACAATATTATCAATAGCTTAACTGAAGACGGTCAACCAGTTGGTAATCAAAGTGTCGTAAGCGATACAGATTCTTCTGAATTAGAAACAAGGAATACAATTGTTGCTCCAGTGCTTCCAACTATTGTTCCAAGCAGCGAAGAGGCGGTTGTTGTCGGGAGCCGAGCATGGCGCACCGATGGGACTTTTACAGTAGGCAGTATTTCTGAACAAGCATCAAACGATAACGGCACGCACCATACTTCAAAACCTGCGATTTGGGATGCAACTGGCACAGTAATTCAGGTTGATTGGCAGAGCGGCACGGCAAAAGGTGGTGAACGTTTAGCGCAAGGTAGCATGCGAGATCTTGTTGTAAAAGGTTCAACTGTTTATGGTGTTGGGTACAACACCTATGACAGTGACAACAACTACATGAACGCAACAGTCTTCGTAGGAACGTTGGCAAAAGAAGGCTCAGTCGTTGATTCTATATGGGTAAATAAGGAAGTTGATCGTGCCCAACAAAGAATCAGTGGTGATACGGTTCATACCAACTCACGTCTAACCGACGTAAATGCAAATTTTGTTGCGATTGGTGAAGCCAAACGTTCGGGGGCGTACTTAATGCCAACAGGGTCAGCACCAAATCGTCTCTTTGTTGTTGACGATGTGACTAAGAGCTCAGTAAGTGCCTTCTACCCAACTTCTGGTATATTCTTTAGCGGTGCTGGCGGTCAAATGGGTGGCATCAACTCATACAATGAGATTGTTGGTCAATTAGACGCTGAGAAGACTCGTGAAGAAGAGGGTAAACCTCGTCGTAAGCGTGGTTTTATTTACCCTTACACTAAAACAGGTGAAGCCGTGAGCCAGCGTGCGACAGACTTGTTTGAGGGTAAACCATGGTTCTTGGATAACCTAACGAACGGTGGTGAATACTCAGCGGACAACAACGCATTCCGTATCATCAATGCTACAGACATCAATGATGCTGGCGTTATCTCGGCAACCGCGATGAAGTGTGAAGGCGGCTATAAGAGCACACAACATAACGCGTCGTGTGATGGGACAGAAAAAATCGTTGCAGTTAAGCTTATGCCTATCGCTGGCGCGACTTCTGCAGATATTCAGGAGCGAAGCGTTGAAGAGGAATCTGCCGAACGTCAAGGTGCCGGTCTTGGTTGGTTGGCTTTGACCATGCTGGGCTTCTTCGGGTTCCGTAGAAAATAG
- the ccoN gene encoding cytochrome-c oxidase, cbb3-type subunit I encodes MSQVKQLEQSYNYTVVRQFTLVTILWGIVGMGVGVFIAAQLVWPQLNFDTPWLTFSRLRPLHTNAVIFAFGTSALFATSYYVVQRTCQTRLFGGPLVAFTFWGWQAIIVAAAITLPLGYTSSKEYAELEWPIDIAIAIVWVSYAVVFFGTLVKRKTSHIYVANWFFGAFILTVAVLHIVNSMAIPVSLGKSYSIYSGAVDAMVQWWYGHNAVGFLLTAGFLGMMYYFVPKQAERPVYSYRLSIVHFWALISLYIWAGPHHLHYTALPDWTQSLGMVMSLVLFAPSWGGMINGIMTLSGAWHKLRYDPILRFLIVSLSFYGMSTFEGPMMAIKTVNALSHYTDWTIGHVHSGALGWVAMVSIGSVYHLVPKLFGQERMYSVKLINVHFWLATIGTVFYIVAMWISGVMQGLMWRAVNSDGTLTYSFVESVAASHPFYFVRFLGGLIFLSGMFLMAYNTYKTVSAPKESLKAVPQPA; translated from the coding sequence ATGAGCCAAGTAAAGCAGCTAGAGCAAAGCTACAACTATACAGTCGTTCGTCAGTTTACCCTAGTCACTATTTTGTGGGGAATTGTCGGAATGGGTGTTGGTGTGTTTATAGCCGCTCAGTTAGTTTGGCCACAGCTAAACTTTGATACGCCGTGGTTAACGTTCAGTCGTTTACGCCCACTGCATACAAATGCGGTAATCTTTGCGTTTGGTACCAGTGCTCTGTTCGCAACATCTTATTATGTCGTACAGAGAACTTGTCAAACGCGTCTTTTCGGGGGACCACTGGTCGCCTTTACATTCTGGGGATGGCAAGCAATAATCGTCGCAGCCGCTATTACCCTACCCCTTGGGTACACATCGTCAAAAGAATACGCAGAGCTTGAATGGCCAATAGATATCGCTATTGCTATCGTATGGGTATCATATGCTGTCGTATTCTTCGGAACATTGGTCAAACGAAAGACCTCCCACATTTATGTGGCTAACTGGTTCTTCGGCGCCTTTATCCTCACAGTAGCGGTACTTCACATCGTTAATAGCATGGCTATTCCTGTATCACTTGGTAAATCTTACTCGATTTACTCCGGTGCTGTGGATGCTATGGTTCAGTGGTGGTACGGACACAATGCGGTAGGTTTTCTACTGACCGCTGGTTTCCTAGGTATGATGTACTACTTTGTTCCTAAACAAGCTGAACGCCCTGTCTACTCTTACCGTTTATCTATCGTTCACTTCTGGGCTCTTATCTCTCTTTATATCTGGGCTGGCCCTCACCACTTACATTACACTGCGCTTCCTGACTGGACTCAATCCCTCGGTATGGTGATGTCTCTGGTTCTATTTGCTCCATCTTGGGGTGGTATGATCAACGGTATCATGACGCTATCTGGCGCGTGGCATAAACTTCGATACGATCCTATTCTGCGTTTCCTAATTGTTTCATTGTCTTTCTATGGTATGTCTACATTCGAAGGCCCAATGATGGCAATAAAAACAGTGAATGCACTATCCCACTACACAGACTGGACCATTGGACACGTTCACTCTGGAGCATTGGGTTGGGTAGCCATGGTTTCTATCGGTTCTGTATATCACCTTGTACCTAAGCTTTTCGGTCAGGAACGTATGTACTCAGTAAAACTGATCAATGTACATTTCTGGTTGGCGACTATCGGCACGGTTTTCTACATCGTTGCTATGTGGATCTCAGGCGTAATGCAAGGGCTAATGTGGCGAGCAGTTAACTCTGACGGCACACTGACTTATAGTTTTGTTGAATCCGTTGCAGCCTCTCATCCATTCTACTTTGTTCGCTTCCTAGGCGGTCTTATTTTCTTGTCGGGTATGTTCTTGATGGCATACAACACCTACAAGACGGTTAGTGCCCCGAAAGAGAGCTTAAAAGCAGTTCCACAACCGGCTTAG
- the rmf gene encoding ribosome modulation factor: MKRQKRDRLERAQSQGYKAGLNGRSQEACPYQQIDARSYWLGGWRDARDEKQSGLYK; this comes from the coding sequence ATGAAGAGACAAAAGCGTGATCGCCTAGAACGAGCTCAATCTCAAGGCTACAAAGCTGGGTTGAATGGAAGGTCCCAAGAGGCTTGTCCGTATCAACAGATTGACGCTCGGTCGTATTGGTTAGGTGGTTGGCGTGATGCCAGAGATGAAAAACAATCTGGTCTCTACAAATAA
- the fabA gene encoding bifunctional 3-hydroxydecanoyl-ACP dehydratase/trans-2-decenoyl-ACP isomerase: MQNKRDSYTREDLLASSQGELWPQGPQLPAPNMLMMDRITKMSETEGDFGKGLILAELDITPDLWFFDCHFPGDPVMPGCLGLDAMWQLVGFFLGWVGGQGKGRALGVGEVKFTGQILPTAKKVTYEIHMKRVVNRKLVMGLADGRVCVDGKEIYVAKDLKVGLFQDTSSF, translated from the coding sequence ATGCAAAACAAACGTGATTCATACACCCGTGAAGATCTTCTAGCTTCTAGCCAAGGCGAACTATGGCCACAAGGCCCTCAGCTACCAGCACCAAACATGTTGATGATGGACCGCATCACAAAAATGTCTGAGACTGAAGGTGATTTCGGTAAAGGTTTGATCCTAGCAGAATTGGACATTACTCCAGATCTTTGGTTCTTTGATTGTCACTTCCCTGGTGACCCTGTAATGCCTGGCTGTCTTGGCCTTGATGCAATGTGGCAACTTGTTGGCTTCTTCCTAGGCTGGGTTGGCGGTCAAGGCAAAGGACGCGCTCTAGGTGTTGGCGAAGTGAAGTTTACGGGGCAAATCCTACCAACAGCTAAAAAAGTGACTTACGAGATCCACATGAAGCGTGTTGTTAACCGTAAATTGGTAATGGGTCTAGCTGATGGCCGTGTATGTGTAGACGGCAAAGAAATCTACGTAGCAAAAGATCTGAAAGTAGGCTTGTTCCAAGACACCTCAAGCTTCTAA
- the matP gene encoding macrodomain Ter protein MatP, producing the protein MKYQQLENLECGWKWKYLIKKWKDGEAVTRYIDTSEADAAIAELRKLEHEPTQVLAWIENHMSEELDNKLKQAIRAKRKRHFNAEQVHTKKKSIDLDYRVWEKLSNRANELGCTLSDAIEYLLSEASRSEKASMKVSSLKEDLSKLLSS; encoded by the coding sequence ATGAAATATCAGCAGCTTGAAAATTTAGAATGTGGTTGGAAATGGAAGTATCTCATTAAAAAGTGGAAAGATGGTGAAGCCGTTACTCGATACATCGATACAAGCGAAGCCGATGCTGCGATTGCTGAACTTCGTAAGCTCGAGCATGAACCTACTCAAGTTCTTGCTTGGATTGAGAACCACATGTCAGAAGAGCTTGATAACAAGCTGAAACAAGCGATCCGTGCAAAACGTAAACGTCACTTCAATGCGGAGCAAGTCCACACAAAGAAAAAATCCATAGATCTTGACTATCGAGTGTGGGAAAAGCTCTCTAACAGAGCAAACGAGTTAGGTTGCACACTATCCGATGCAATTGAGTATTTGCTGTCTGAAGCATCTCGAAGCGAGAAAGCTAGCATGAAGGTATCATCGTTGAAAGAAGACTTGAGTAAATTGTTGTCCAGCTAA
- a CDS encoding HDOD domain-containing protein codes for MLLTQKKYTQEAMDIAAKVSKEVELRHAKWLASMNHQVDQSQVDKLLSLQGRYCDDVIFSEEDRITRNQRILLICEQERVKEKRQIVEDKQKTLQKVISDVSKVADRMLMKKLETLPIDRLSSNIPPFELFASFAYSPSISFSKLTGLAGDSHQLSSTIIDLIENSRLRERGSAAKTSSDVRVAISRLGIENCRKLFPVLMARPIMKWSDSNTKILTPKFWQQLVLTANVTKMRLESAGATDSDCGVLIGTLRSLGSIVLINHLTDTFEDALVKVMLNYRKTNRKDEYYACADVRPNSAFLPKVIVDMEAAVTKRLMESFNWPKSAEHIKVAILEDIENKPILERSIYGAALAQARAYAIYDSLSRSEVFAEKHKPFWFANVQISGEALSSIRMSAPGKMTLMI; via the coding sequence TTGTTGCTCACGCAAAAAAAATATACACAAGAAGCAATGGACATCGCAGCCAAAGTATCGAAAGAAGTCGAACTTAGACATGCAAAATGGCTAGCTAGTATGAACCACCAGGTGGATCAGTCGCAAGTGGATAAACTCCTCAGTCTACAGGGACGTTACTGTGACGACGTGATCTTTAGTGAAGAAGACAGAATCACGCGCAACCAAAGAATACTTCTCATATGTGAACAAGAACGAGTAAAAGAAAAACGCCAAATCGTGGAAGACAAACAGAAGACACTTCAAAAAGTCATCAGCGATGTATCGAAAGTCGCCGATCGAATGTTAATGAAGAAGCTTGAAACACTTCCAATTGATAGATTATCGAGCAATATACCCCCATTTGAACTGTTCGCATCGTTTGCTTATTCTCCATCAATCAGCTTTTCAAAACTGACAGGCTTGGCCGGCGATAGCCACCAACTAAGCTCAACGATTATTGATCTGATTGAAAACTCTAGACTGCGTGAGCGAGGCAGTGCAGCTAAAACCAGCTCAGATGTAAGAGTTGCGATTAGTCGTCTTGGAATTGAAAATTGCCGCAAGCTATTCCCAGTCTTAATGGCACGACCAATAATGAAGTGGTCAGACAGTAATACTAAGATCCTGACTCCCAAGTTTTGGCAACAACTGGTCTTGACTGCCAACGTTACCAAAATGCGATTGGAATCGGCAGGTGCAACAGATTCTGATTGTGGTGTTCTAATTGGAACACTTCGTAGCCTAGGAAGCATAGTGCTGATTAATCATCTCACAGACACTTTCGAAGATGCCCTTGTTAAAGTCATGCTGAACTATAGAAAGACGAACAGAAAAGATGAGTATTATGCTTGTGCCGACGTTCGACCTAATTCAGCGTTCTTACCTAAAGTTATTGTTGATATGGAAGCAGCGGTCACTAAACGACTTATGGAAAGCTTTAACTGGCCGAAAAGTGCAGAGCATATTAAAGTTGCCATTCTAGAAGACATAGAAAACAAACCGATCTTAGAACGCAGCATCTATGGAGCAGCATTAGCACAGGCTAGGGCGTATGCAATATACGACAGCTTATCGAGAAGCGAAGTGTTCGCAGAAAAACACAAGCCATTTTGGTTTGCTAACGTTCAGATCTCAGGAGAAGCGTTATCATCCATTAGAATGAGCGCTCCAGGCAAGATGACTCTTATGATTTAG
- a CDS encoding FIST signal transduction protein yields MQCQSLFTHITDEYLAIKRFRSELTEDNLSHITCYYTEEYDFRVIQSAFVELFPETTFHGASSCQAIMTNHGYHKGPVIAILVIYDSGQHAYGTGISTFGANVEASVDAALNMALVHADRIGEVPNLILLHATPGHEETIIECIDERFGTLVPIIGGSAADNNIEGNWSIITSQGAQQNGVSLTLFYSSQPVDIAFSAGHSPTGITGIATKTKDRILLEIDNKPTLDVYREWTNHQETQSDKESFLFTNSSAYPLGRIAGHLYERPYYKLSHPIRETKQGGIELFTSIQKGESLTLMQGSRQHLVARAARVVNAAFNQKLEESRKIGVINIFCAGPMLHLKQDINSVCEQINQELENLPFICPFTFGEQGRFIGGENGHGNLMISSAIFHKPYER; encoded by the coding sequence ATGCAGTGCCAATCATTATTTACTCATATTACCGACGAATATTTAGCTATCAAACGATTTCGCTCTGAGCTGACAGAGGATAACCTATCGCATATCACCTGTTATTACACCGAAGAGTACGATTTCAGAGTAATCCAAAGCGCTTTTGTTGAGCTTTTCCCCGAGACAACCTTTCACGGCGCTAGTTCCTGCCAAGCGATAATGACAAATCATGGTTATCACAAAGGACCAGTGATTGCGATACTCGTGATTTATGATTCGGGCCAGCACGCATACGGTACGGGTATCTCAACTTTTGGAGCAAATGTTGAAGCGAGTGTTGATGCTGCATTAAACATGGCATTGGTGCACGCAGATAGAATAGGAGAGGTTCCGAATCTCATCCTTTTACACGCAACCCCTGGGCATGAAGAAACCATCATTGAATGTATTGATGAAAGGTTTGGGACGCTAGTCCCCATCATTGGCGGGTCGGCTGCGGATAATAATATCGAAGGTAACTGGTCGATTATTACTTCTCAGGGTGCTCAGCAAAACGGTGTTAGCCTGACGCTATTTTACTCATCACAGCCCGTTGATATCGCTTTTAGTGCTGGGCATTCTCCAACGGGGATAACAGGTATTGCGACGAAAACGAAAGATCGCATCTTACTAGAGATAGATAATAAACCCACTCTCGATGTCTACCGTGAGTGGACTAATCACCAAGAGACACAATCCGACAAAGAGAGCTTTCTATTTACCAACTCCAGTGCTTATCCATTGGGGAGAATCGCGGGGCATCTTTACGAGAGACCTTACTACAAACTCTCACATCCAATAAGAGAGACCAAACAAGGTGGTATCGAGCTCTTTACAAGTATCCAAAAAGGCGAATCTTTGACGTTGATGCAGGGAAGTCGGCAGCATCTTGTCGCAAGAGCCGCAAGAGTAGTGAACGCAGCATTTAATCAAAAGTTAGAAGAGTCTCGAAAAATAGGGGTAATCAATATATTTTGTGCTGGTCCTATGCTGCACTTAAAGCAAGACATAAACAGCGTTTGTGAACAAATTAACCAGGAATTAGAGAACCTACCTTTTATTTGCCCGTTTACTTTTGGTGAGCAAGGAAGGTTTATAGGTGGCGAAAATGGACATGGAAACTTGATGATTTCATCGGCAATTTTCCATAAACCTTATGAAAGATAA
- a CDS encoding S16 family serine protease, with protein MNQVNWQDVTPSFEQYEEILRNATSLPAKPFIELQPRLEATTERFTRVQGLTCILLVNCTDNAIYRGFISEVLEAKTSAPIVATESLDAKELFDRYSVNQDGQATFESGLLSKAHGGYLVIPANLVLANAARWPSIKAAVQGGSFAPINLTPNRIASSPFAPQEYNVKLIITGDRNQLAEIEYVDEDFSAGLTMYTEVEDDIHLSQENLRNYISLVNWICQKYQHPALSNEAFRRLILAGMRYTEDQHYLPLGVMWHNQLLGLASQYSNSSVIEFDDIDQAIDDKYYRESYLPQRAVDDILDGQVIIETTGEQVGQINGLTVIDMAGHPVSYGEPARISCVIHFGDGDISDVERKAELGGNLHAKGMMIMQAFVSSALNLDEPLPYSASIVFEQSYSEVDGDSASLAELCCLVSALSESPVNQQIAVTGAVDQFGRVQAVGGLNEKIEGFYQVCKHQGFTGEQGVIMPKTNLKHLALHKGVIESIKNGEFHIWSVSTVDEAIPLLMSKPFRGEDDSIIGKIAERIENFERHEHPEGIVERIKNWFV; from the coding sequence ATGAACCAAGTTAACTGGCAAGATGTCACCCCTTCTTTTGAACAGTACGAAGAGATTTTACGCAACGCCACTTCTCTCCCAGCAAAGCCTTTCATTGAGCTTCAGCCGAGGCTTGAAGCAACCACTGAGCGATTTACGCGTGTACAAGGATTAACCTGCATTTTATTGGTGAATTGCACTGATAATGCGATTTACCGAGGCTTCATTAGCGAAGTGTTGGAGGCTAAGACCTCTGCACCTATTGTTGCAACAGAGTCACTCGATGCTAAAGAGCTGTTTGATCGCTACAGTGTGAACCAAGATGGTCAAGCAACGTTTGAATCTGGCTTACTTTCTAAAGCACATGGCGGCTATCTTGTTATTCCTGCTAACTTGGTGCTTGCGAATGCTGCACGCTGGCCAAGCATCAAAGCTGCGGTTCAAGGTGGAAGCTTTGCCCCAATTAATCTTACTCCAAATCGAATTGCTTCATCGCCTTTTGCGCCGCAAGAATACAATGTAAAACTGATCATTACCGGTGACCGAAACCAGTTGGCTGAAATCGAGTATGTCGATGAAGACTTCTCTGCAGGTCTGACGATGTATACAGAGGTTGAAGACGATATCCATCTATCTCAAGAAAACCTGAGGAATTACATTAGTTTGGTAAACTGGATTTGCCAGAAGTACCAGCATCCTGCATTGAGCAATGAAGCGTTCAGAAGATTAATTCTTGCAGGGATGCGTTACACAGAAGATCAACACTATCTACCGCTCGGTGTCATGTGGCACAACCAGCTATTAGGTCTGGCTAGCCAATATTCAAACTCATCGGTTATCGAATTCGACGATATTGATCAGGCCATTGATGATAAATATTACCGCGAGTCGTACCTACCACAGCGTGCTGTTGATGACATTCTTGATGGACAAGTGATCATTGAAACGACTGGCGAACAAGTCGGTCAGATTAACGGTCTTACTGTTATTGACATGGCTGGACATCCGGTCTCTTATGGCGAACCTGCGCGTATTTCTTGTGTTATTCACTTCGGTGATGGTGATATCTCAGATGTTGAGCGTAAAGCTGAGCTTGGTGGCAACCTGCACGCTAAAGGTATGATGATCATGCAAGCATTTGTGAGCTCTGCTCTGAACCTGGATGAGCCTCTACCTTACTCTGCGTCAATTGTTTTTGAGCAATCATACAGTGAAGTAGATGGAGATAGCGCCTCTTTAGCGGAGCTTTGCTGTTTGGTAAGTGCCCTATCTGAATCCCCAGTTAATCAGCAGATCGCAGTGACTGGCGCGGTAGACCAATTTGGTCGTGTGCAAGCCGTCGGTGGCTTGAATGAAAAGATCGAAGGGTTTTACCAAGTGTGTAAGCATCAAGGCTTCACAGGTGAGCAAGGCGTGATTATGCCGAAAACTAACCTAAAGCACCTTGCGTTACATAAAGGTGTCATAGAAAGTATTAAGAATGGTGAGTTCCACATTTGGTCTGTTTCTACTGTTGATGAAGCGATTCCTCTTCTGATGTCCAAACCTTTCCGAGGTGAAGATGACAGCATCATCGGTAAGATAGCCGAACGTATTGAAAACTTTGAAAGGCACGAGCATCCAGAAGGAATTGTGGAGCGCATCAAAAACTGGTTTGTCTAG
- the ccoO gene encoding cytochrome-c oxidase, cbb3-type subunit II — MSNNSNNRHEILERNVGLLAIFIVFAISWGALVEITPLIYQKQTTEPVDNLRAYSALEMEGRDIYIREGCNVCHSQMIRPFRSETERYGHYSVAGESVWEHPFLWGSKRTGPDLARVGGRYSDEWHRVHLINPRELVPESIMPGYPWLAENILDGKLTPKKLTLFRDNFGVPYTDEQIANATKDVQGKSEMDAVIAYLQSLGHAMK; from the coding sequence GTGAGTAATAATTCTAATAACCGCCACGAAATCTTAGAGCGTAATGTAGGTTTATTGGCAATCTTTATCGTGTTTGCGATTAGCTGGGGGGCACTTGTTGAAATAACGCCTCTCATCTATCAAAAGCAGACAACAGAGCCTGTTGACAACTTAAGAGCCTACAGTGCTTTAGAGATGGAAGGTCGTGATATCTACATTCGCGAAGGCTGTAATGTGTGTCACAGTCAGATGATTCGTCCTTTCCGCTCTGAAACAGAGCGCTACGGTCACTATTCTGTTGCTGGTGAAAGCGTTTGGGAACACCCATTCCTATGGGGTTCTAAGCGTACTGGTCCAGATTTGGCTCGTGTAGGCGGACGTTACTCTGATGAATGGCACCGTGTTCATCTGATCAACCCTCGCGAACTAGTGCCAGAGTCTATAATGCCAGGTTACCCGTGGTTAGCTGAAAACATTCTCGATGGGAAGCTTACTCCTAAGAAATTGACGCTTTTCAGAGACAATTTTGGTGTTCCGTACACTGACGAGCAAATCGCAAATGCGACTAAAGATGTACAAGGTAAATCTGAGATGGATGCAGTCATCGCATACCTTCAGTCTCTTGGTCATGCGATGAAATAA